In the Apteryx mantelli isolate bAptMan1 chromosome 1, bAptMan1.hap1, whole genome shotgun sequence genome, one interval contains:
- the IFNG gene encoding interferon gamma, translating to MTSQTCRLFGLSIIMIYFGRFGSSLILANLQNDIYDLKADFNSSLSDVADGGPIFTEKLKNWTERNEKRIILSQIVSMYLEMLENTDKSKGHVRRISEELFTLKNSLPDGLKKLKDLMDLSKLQMSDLKIQRKAVNELFSVLQTLVETPASFKRKRSQSQRRCKC from the exons ATGACTTCCCAGACTTGCAGATTGTTTGGTCTGTCTATCATCATGATTTATTTTGGACGTTTTGGAAGTAGCTTAATACTTGCTAATCTACAAAACGATATATACGACCTGAAAGCAGACTTT AACTCAAGTCTTTCAGATGTAGCTGATGGTGGACctatttttacagaaaaactgaaaaactggACAGAG agaaatgaaaaaaggatCATACTGAGCCAGATTGTTTCCATGTACCTGGAAATGCTTGAAAACACCGACAAGTCGAAGGGGCATGTCAGACGCATATCTGAGGAGCTCTTCACTTTGAAAAACAGCCTTCCTGATGGCTTAAAGAAGCTGAAGGACCTCATGGACCTGTCAAAGCTTCAG ATGAGTGATCTGAAAATCCAACGCAAAGCTGTGAATGAGCTGTTCAGCGTCCTACAAACACTAGTGGAGACCCCagcttctttcaaaagaaaaaggagcCAGTCTCAGAGGAGATGCAAATGTTAA